The Arthrobacter zhaoxinii sequence GGTGACCACCACGGAAACCGACGACTGGGAAGCGACGCTGAACCATGTGCGGGACGTTGCTGCGGCGCAGAAGCCGTTCCGGGTGACCCTGGACGGGACCGCATCCTTCCGCCCCGTTTCGCCGGTGGTCTACCTGAACGTCGGCGAAGGCTTTGACGAGTGCACCGCGCTGCACAAGGAACTCCAGAGCGGCCCGCTGGCACGTGAGCTGGCCTTCCCGTTCCATCCGCACGTCACGGTGGCGCACGACATCAGCGAGCAGGGCATGGACGAAGCCGTCCGCCGGCTGAGCGGTTATTCCGCCGGCTTTACCGTGGACCGCGTGGGTCTTTATGAACACGATGCCACCGGCCTGTGGAAGCTGCACGAGCACGTCCGGCTGGGGGCACGGGACCGGCGGAGCTAGGAATCTCCGTCGAGATCCAGATAGGTCCCGGCCCACGCCGCGA is a genomic window containing:
- a CDS encoding 2'-5' RNA ligase family protein, with protein sequence MRISESLDQDMAAGALNGSHAPQCAARCVGIVIAVPEPMASELKDARASFGDPLAAVIPAHITLVTTTETDDWEATLNHVRDVAAAQKPFRVTLDGTASFRPVSPVVYLNVGEGFDECTALHKELQSGPLARELAFPFHPHVTVAHDISEQGMDEAVRRLSGYSAGFTVDRVGLYEHDATGLWKLHEHVRLGARDRRS